Genomic DNA from Leptolyngbya sp. CCY15150:
AGTCAAGGCCTGTGGTCCGGTGAGGTTATAAATCTTTCCCTCATGCCCTGTTTCTGTTAGAGCAACTACTGCAACGTCTGCAATATCGCGCACGTCTACCACGCTGACCTTTGCATCACCGATCGCTGCATAAAAGGCGTTTTGGCTCGTGATTGTCGATTTAAAGCTTAATAAGCCCTGCATAAAGAGGTTGGGACGCAGAAATGTGTACGTCATTCCTGATGCTTGAATTGCCGCTTCGACTGCGGCATGGTAACGCAAAAAGCGCACGGGCGAATGGGCATCGGCTGCAAATTGCGATAGTTTGACGATATGCTTGACACCACTCTGACGAGCCGCTTCAACAAACGCGAGTTGCTGGGCTTCTGCGCGTTCCGTAGAGTTCGTTAAGAGAAAGGCGCGATCTACTTCAGTCAGCGCTTTCAACAGCGTCTCAGGGCGATCAAAGTTCCCCTCCACCACGTCAACATTCGGGAGTGCAATTTCCTTTGCTCGATCATGGTTACGAACCATGGCGCGGACTTGCACGTTCTGCGCTGCGAGTCGTTTGACAATCTCTGTACCGTTACTCCCAGTTGCGCCCGTTACTAAAATCTTCCGGTTCATTGGCAACCTCCTGATGAGTGTGTTCTAGTAAGCTTTGACTAAAAAAGCGAGGACTCAAGGACTCGAATTAACGTTTTGTACAGGCATAGTGCTCGGCATCATCCGATTTAGACCCTAATGTTCAGAATTCACTTGCCTTATAATCACAATGTTTTCAGCAAACCCTAAAACAATGATTAGCCGCGAAAACGCTCCTAAAAAAGCTTCCATCGCCCAGTTCTGACTCAGAATCTCCCAAATCATCCCAATAATAGTGAATCCAATCACCAACGAGGATAGGATGACCGATGAATTGCGGCTGCGATAGAAGCGGATTGTCCTCTCCCGCCAAGATGGATTGAAAATACAAGCGATGTAAGACACTCCTGCACTGATCAACAGGCTAGTTTGAAGACCCGAAGGCAGGTTTGGGTATCCAAACGCGATCGCTGTCAGACAAACTCCCAGCGCCAGATACAGGAAAGTAAACAAGGTAGATCGTTTCATGATTTCTTCTCCGGTGAAGCTTATTCTTTGTACCAAACACGCACACATTGAAAGCACT
This window encodes:
- a CDS encoding SDR family oxidoreductase, which codes for MNRKILVTGATGSNGTEIVKRLAAQNVQVRAMVRNHDRAKEIALPNVDVVEGNFDRPETLLKALTEVDRAFLLTNSTERAEAQQLAFVEAARQSGVKHIVKLSQFAADAHSPVRFLRYHAAVEAAIQASGMTYTFLRPNLFMQGLLSFKSTITSQNAFYAAIGDAKVSVVDVRDIADVAVVALTETGHEGKIYNLTGPQALTHAEMAEQLSAALNRQIAFVDIPSEAMRDQLLNIGMPAWQADGLIEDYAHYRRNEAAAVSSGIQDAIGKELRSFKTFARDYATMFG